In Populus alba chromosome 4, ASM523922v2, whole genome shotgun sequence, the genomic window GGATTTCCTTCTTCCCCACCAGTTGTCACTAACCATTGCACCTCCGAGTTGGAAGATTTCTGAATCTTCCAGACTGACGAGCGGTCACAGGCTTTCTTGATAGAAAACTTGATGTTAAGATCAGTAGAAACTCGGATGACATCATCTTCGGAGCTGGCAGGTGAGAAGGTAACTGGAAGACCTTGAAACACGTCCAAAGAGTATTGAATAACATTATGCGGGCAAGTTTTATTGGTCGCCGCAACATCCCCGCCTCCAGCCCCCGTGAAAATAGAACTGATGATGTATTCCGTGCCTGCTTTAAGTTCTTCGCCCTGGATGTCAAGCACCGGCTCAGTAGAAGCTTCTATAGACGGCACTGAGAGAACAAAGGTcaagagaagaaaggagaacCACACCAACAATGTAGACTTCATTgttatttgatgtttttgagAATATTCTCTGTTCTTGGATATGAAAAACAATGCCATGAAGCTTGCATTTATAGAGCTCGAACCTGGAAGCTCACCAATTATTCTCAAATGTCGCTGTCactatctatatattttttttgtttacattatgaaataattttatggatttaaacATCAACCACAAATTATTTCGCCGACATGTTTCGCATTCTTACATAGTACGTAGACATCTTATCATTATTCACATATATACGGCCAAACTATACGTGCTCATGATAACGACTTATCCTGTAAATAATTGCCAAACTtataatggaaaaaagaaagaagaagaagctatgtcaaaaaataaattaagtagcATTGTTAAAACCGATTTTGGTTCCTTGATGTTTGTAATATACAAATGAGATGTTAGGTTGGCTACCATGTTTTAAACTAAATCAGAttagagttaatttttatatgacttGGTTAACAAATCAAGTTAAAGTGGGTATTTATTTACATGGTAGGTTATGTTTTTAAAGCTAACGTGTAAACTAAGTATTTGGTAACTGCTTCTCTTTATTTACCTGGGCATTGTTCATAACAGTGCCCATGCCAGGTGATGCGaggtgaattataattcacctATAATGCGAGAAGCATTCACCtagcactgttcacgtgaacataATTCATTGGACCGCGTCCAACccggtaaaaaaaatttaatttttttaaaattatgttttactcaaaaaactaatgtttaatattattttaataatactatataaattaaaagaacatcGCATGATGAAgtagcatttgtggaatttgattgcaattctaattttgtttctgatgatattttacatgattttgtTGTACGCTAAAAAAACTATGGAACTTATAgtccttatcggatgaattttgtacgtaatggaattataaatagtttaatggaataataaataatattttatataaagtattatttatttcatgatgtaataggagtaattaattctacaatatttaaatttaaaatcatcaatactaatatatattttttaaaattattttataaccttactttcaaaaatatttttaaccaaacacattaaactactttttcttcaacctcaattccaaccacagttttaaccaaacacctattttttcaaatcaacctcaattaaaagtactttttataaaacaatttttttcaaatcacaaccgcaacagctaccgcaatatcaaacacactcaAAGAACTATTCAATCAAGCTagtaaaaacttgatttgacttaaaaaattatcaagaaggtggcttataatattattgtttaaatattaagatgataatgTCTTTGATCGACCCGGACAACCCACAAAACACATGACCTGGTTAGGtctaataactttattttttgaaattacctttttatttaactgcatgataataaaaataagcatATGTAAGAAAACGATCACATAATGTTTTGCTGGGCCAAATCCCTGGCCGGTTTTTTCATCAACCTAGCCCGGTTCTAGCCCTGGATCAAcagggtcccgggtcgacccaccaGGCCAagccgagttttaaaactatgcctAATGAGGCAGACGACACGTTGTCTGATCTTGAATACATTCTAGCCACGATAATGGTTGCAAAATTAAgacttaagtttttttacttAAGAATCTATTTTGAAGCAAGCGAAGCGTCGTTTGATCTTGCCTAGATTCCAACCACTAGGGTGGCTGGAAAATCAAAGCTTAAATTGTTTTGACCCCAAAACCTATTTTTCAATCCATCTTGACCCAAAACACCTTAAGAACCATGATAAACCTATTCATGAtctcaaaaaaccatctcaaaaacaaaaaaacaatctgagcttagaattatttttttcatgaactttaaaGGTAAGAAAATCACCTAATGTGAACTTTGCTCATCAAATGAAACCATTTGACACAAATATCGTCTATTTTGATAGCATAAATtgatgtcaatgatatttttctttctctatcgTTGAAATTCAGTGACCTCTCTCTTAatgagaaactaaaaaataataaaaatgaacttttgtactaaatttgaatttgaaaactaTTGAGGTACTAGAATTGTATAGTCTACGTTCTTTTTGAAGTTCAAGAatcaaagtgtattttttataaaacttgtgGCACGTCACCCATGTTTGGTACCCTTTTCATTTCAATCCTCTATCTTTCTATCCCAccctttcataaaaaatcagAATCATTTGGTCTTCAATCACAACTAATTCGCtgaaaaaagagtttaaaaaaacaaaaaaatttacacAGTCCATTCACAATAATGTGTGAGAGGATGAACAATGCACTtctacacaataaaaaaaaaaacccatgccTTTTAGTATTATACTTTATAGGCagagtttttattcaaatgtcgGTGTCGACATTGCAActatctggtttttttttttttttttacaatattagatgatttattttagaattttagtaATTACAAATCTCTACGCCAGAATCTAGCGACTCAAGGCTAGAATTCGGCAACTCACTCTCTTTtcttccacaaaaaaaaaagtgaaaaataaagtttaggatCAAATTAGAGGGACCTTTTTCctagtagataaaaaaaaaatgagggatataaaagaacttttaaaacaaatttcaaatcaaCCACCCATTCAATCTggttttttcactttagtctcttatattttaatttagccttttcttttttaaaaatataaaatacaattggGTGCTAGTTTATACTCATTAGAGttaaatcatgtaaaataaaaatttaataattaaattaaaaaatactattttaattttcagtgTTATGAGTAGATGAATACTAGTAGTAAAAAGAcctcttttagtatttttttaataacaataataatatcattacgTACTACATCAAATGGATTTGTTATCGGTGAGTTCTccaatttgaaatattttttttaatataataatacttacaataaaattcaagtaaaattaagaattacaaaTTATTCAGTTTATGAATTTAAACTAGGGCTGAACATTTTCGGTTCGGTCtggttttgaaccaaaataaacaaccaaaccgatttttttaaaatttttggaaccgaaccgaaccgaaaaccggttcaaaccgattaattGTGGTTcggttttatttggttttttccccttccaaaccggttcaaactaaTAATTAGTGATTGGGAAGACAAACCCGATGTCTTTCTTATCATCTCCTCGTTTAGAACATCTGAGTTAGATAGTGACATTCTAAATAGTTTGGTAAACTTTTAAGAAGCTATAATCCATGTATCTCATAATCAAAGTTAATATCCATTGCAGGTAACTCATTAATAATTCCTTGAAACTTGAGAGGATTAGGACCGGTAGGGTGGAAAGCCTTACTACTTGAGGGGTGAAGGAAAGAATGTAGATGGCTTGCTAGCTTTCTCGAGAAGATAATCCGCTATCCCCGCTttcaatagtttttcttttaaacttgTCACAAGATGAGATTCACTCAGATAATAAATAACACTTTCAAAGGGGCTTCTTTACTTAGAGACTAAAATGAGAGTAAAGGGAGAAGAGATCTGCAAAGAGGGGGGGTAAAGTGAGAGTAAAGAGAGAAGAGATCTAGGGGAGTAAAGTGCATAGATGGGGAGGGTAGGGGgcgttggttttttttcaagtgctGGCTGGTTGAACTGGTTCGATTCGGTTCAATTGGTTTCAGACTttagaaaccgaaaccgaaccgaactgaacttgaattttttttgtattttttaatcggttaattcggtttttttttctcgattcaatttttttaatttttttttattttctcagtttaattgATTTATCGGTGTTTTTATTCAATCCTACTTTAATCATCAAACCCAAATTATTTCGCATACATGTTTGCCTTTCGACGTAGTACGTAGACATCATATCATTATTCACATATGGCCAAACTATACGTGCTCATGATAACGACTTACACCTAAATTTTGGCACTGCTCACTCCTGTAATTAATTGTCAaatttatgatgaaaaaaaaaatgcaaaaaataaattaattagcatagcatccatcaacaaaaagaaaatacacaTGAAATTTGTGAAAAACATGACAAGTGTACAAAATAGTAAGATTCGATgtgaaaacaaacaacaaaaactgaaattcATCAAGTATATTTATCTTACCACGTATATTTGTGGTCAACAAGCAATAATTGAGATATATGTGTTGATTTGAGTTTTAACTTTAatgacttattattttttacttggaattgaagctttaattaaaatgtatatacaaactaaatcaaataatctaagattttttttattaaaggttattttatttttatagacacaattcaataatcaaattgaaaatgatagatgtttcaatcaaataaattataaattatctgACATGACTAAACCTTGTTTTAATCTTAAATTAgtcttattattttatgaatgtttCTTTTAAGCTATCAACTAAGGTGTAGATATAATAGATTTTTATCCAAATGATTCAAAACtccaatatattatattaacttgtttgggattgtggttatggttgtttttcaaagtgtttttcgtgtcgaaatgtattaaatttttttttttaaaatcaacgcattaaaattatctaaaacatacaaaaaaaaaataatttttaataaaaaaaatttaatttttttaaaaacatgggtACAATCGCGTTTCCAAACGCTCTTGACCACAACCATTCTTAAAAGATTTTGCTccattcttaaatttttttgctaGGATGTTCTGTGTATGAAGATCTCTTTGTTTTGTAACTCCATTCTTAATAAATTATGCTCACTGCTCTTGAAGGACGGCGAATTGGTTCCCTTTCGGTTTTATGTCAAGCCAAGTGGTGCTTGTAATTGTGCTCCGATTTGTCAAAGGAGGTCTACAAATCTTCATGTTAATTTGGGACCCGATGTCTCTAGTTCTAGAGCTATATGTATTTTCTAGCTTTATTTATCGATGGAGATGCCTGCACCGCCTCCTACAAAACTGAATCCATTTCTAATTTCTCCAAGACCACCTTAAGTTTAAATCATATCACAAtgttatataaacaaaatataaaaaaaaggtctcattattttattattgttgttgttatttgatACATGATCATACATGGATCCATTGAAACATATAGCTAGGTATATCACTATACCTGCAGAGCCATGATCTAGCTAGCTCTGGTTGGAGTACGAGACAATGAACCCATTGAGACccctagaaagaaagaaagaaaaagccaTGAAACATGACTAGAGGCACTTGCAGCTAGCCCATTCCATCATTATTTAGCGCCAGCATACTTCCAGCGTTCATATGGATGAACTTAGGGGCCCAACCTTCTTAAACACAACCAAGAAAGGTGACAGTTTATCACTAAGAGACAGAATTCTACCTCTATTACTCTCAAAATAAATCCCAACATCCCTGCATAAACCTGCGGAGGGACAAATGTCTTTAGG contains:
- the LOC118030296 gene encoding 21 kDa seed protein, producing MALFFISKNREYSQKHQITMKSTLLVWFSFLLLTFVLSVPSIEASTEPVLDIQGEELKAGTEYIISSIFTGAGGGDVAATNKTCPHNVIQYSLDVFQGLPVTFSPASSEDDVIRVSTDLNIKFSIKKACDRSSVWKIQKSSNSEVQWLVTTGGEEGNPGCDTFTNWFKIEKGPGILGYKLVFCPEDICPSVGLCRDIGIYFESNIGRILSLSDKLSPFLVVFKKVGPLSSSI